GTTCCAGAACGTCCGACTCCTGCCAGTGTCCCGCTTCAATGAGGAAGTCTTTACGCGAGCGCAGCAGCAGGTTGCATAGATCCTGCACGCCGTGAATGCCGTGGTTGTACATTAGCTCGCCGGGATCCTGCTGCGGGCCGTAGTCGAAAGCGGGAGTGGTATCCAACACAATGAGGGGAAGAGCCGTCCCAGCCAGCGCCTCCGCCGACTCCAGCGAGGGAGAGTATGCCAGATGCAGTGTGACGATGGCATCCGCGCCGGCGTCCTCGAAACCGCGGACGGCCTCCCGGAACTCGGACTCCAGGCGGCACACCGGCGAGCGCAACACCCGCAGGCCCCTTCCCTCCATCTCCAGTGCGATGGTCCCGTAGAACGCGTCTATCCGCCCCCGGACCTCCGGCAGCACCCGGTCGTACAACTCAAGATACAGCCCCAGGAAGCCGACGCAGGGCCGGCATCGCGTTGCGCAGCCTTCAGGCCCGTCTCCTCGATTTATTGCGCCCATCAGTCGTAGCCCAGGCGCTTCTGGACCTCGGCAATGGACTCCTCGATGATGTCCATCGCCTTTTCGGCCACATCGAACGGCATCACGATGGGCGGGCTCATCCTGAGGATATGACCGGCCGGGATCCAGGCCAGCCCCTTGCTGAAGGCTGTCTGATACACCAGCTTACCGGCTTCGTCAAACGGCTCCTTTGTGGCCTTGTCCTTGACCAGTTCCACGCCCATCAGACACCCTTTCACGCGGGTGTCTCCCACGATGTTGTACTTGGTGGTCCAGTCAGCCATCTTGCGGCGGAACAGATTCTCCAGCTGCACGGCGCGCTCCAGCAGATTCTCTTCCTGGATCACCTCGATGCAAGCCAGGGCCGCCGCGCAGGCCATCGGGTTTCCACCGTAGCTGGTGCTGGCGCTGATGCGGTCCACCGCGTCGGCGTACGGCTCCCGGACGACCATGGCCGTCACCGGGAAGCCGTTTCCGAAACCTTTCCCCAAGGTGACCACATCCGGCACCACATCCCAGTGCTCCGTGCAAAGGAACTTGCCAGTCCGGCCCATCCCCGTGAGCACCTCATCCGTGAAGAGCAGGATGCCGCGCTCGTCGCAGAATTTCCTCAGCTTCGGGAAGAAATCGTCTGGAGGCATGATGGACCCGCCCCAGCCCTGGATGGGCTCCAGCACGAAAGCCGCCACATCGCCCGCCGTCCCGTTCGTGATGAAGGAGTCGTAGTATTCCAGATACTTCTCCGTGTCCAAGGAGCCGTCCTCGCGGGTCCAGAGGGGCCGGTAGGTGTCCGGCCGGGGCAACAGGTAGAAACCGGGGGCGCGCGTGGGGCCGTACAGCTTATTGGTGCTGGCCAGGCTCACCGCATGACCGGTCTTGCCGTGGAAATCCCGGAAACAGGAAAGAAACTCCTGGCGGCCGGTGGCGGCTCGGCAGGTGCGAAGCCCGGCCTCCACGGCAGTGGTTCCGCTGTCGTAGAGCTGCACGCCTCTGAGATCCCCAGGCAGCACCTCCGCCAGCTTCTCCAGAAGCTTCACCTTGAGTGGAGTGGTGAAGTCGTGGGCGTTCATCAGGGTGTGCGCCGCTTTCGCCACCGCTTCGGAGATCTTCGGATGGCAATGCCCCAGCGTGGTGACATAGATCCCGCTGGAAAAATCAATGTAGCGGTTACCGTCCACGTCCTGGAGAGTGACGCCGTAACCTTTCTCAAAGACCACGGGGAACAGGCGCACCTGGCCGGAAAGCCCACGGATGTAGCGCGTGGCGCGCTCGTGGAGCTCGCGGGATTTCGGTCCGGGCGGGGGGGTGACGATGCGGGGATATTCGCTCAGGTCCACGTCCGCCCAGTACTTCGTTTCCATTACGGTCGCCATGGCTTGTGCCTCCGTCTCGCCGGGTCTAGCCTCTCCTCGCCCGACACCGCCCAGCCTGTATGATTATGCAGATTTCTCCAGAAAAGTCAACATAACATCAGCCTGGTTCTGGTGGCAGGAAACGCAAGCTGCAGCTTTTTCACGAACCGCAAGACTGTTGCCGGAGCGCGAGAGGATTCGGCACGGATTGGAGGCTGGCCTCCGCCGCTGGACCGCCGGAAAGCCGCCAGCTGCAGGAAAGCGGCTGCGAGGCGGCGAAACGGCGGTGCAAAAGGACGCAAACGGCCTGCCTGCGGATGGCCGTGCCTGCTCTCTCAGCCTGCAAGAATAGAAGGAGAATATCCCTGTGAGCACCGTGCTTTCCCTGCTGCTGGCGCTTGCTCTTGTGGCGCCGGCGGAAGCGGCCGCGCCTGCGGCCGGAAAGTTCGCGCACTATGTGGCATCTCCCTCCGGCGAGCGGTTCGAGTGCCCTATCTCGGACGTCTGGATTCAGGCCGGCCCGGTCGAGGACTCCGGAGGGCGGCGGATGCAGTGGTGGACCTTGACCCTTCGGAAGCAGAACGGCGAACGGCTGGCAGTCCGCGCCCTGTCCGCGAAAGTCCCGATGACAGGGCGGGAAGGTCCGGGCGAGATCGCCCGCTACCAGTTCCTTCCGGGGGCGGAAAAAACCGCGCTGGAGTATGTGGACGACTCGACGGGACGCGCCTTGCTTCCGTCCGAGTATGACTTCGTCCGCAACTTCCTGCCTCGCCCTGCGCCTGATGCGCGCTTTACGGACGGATTCGCCTCTGCCGGCGAGATTATGGGCCACACCATCACCCGGACCACACGAACTGCCTCTCCGCCCGATGTCAGTTTCCAGCCACTCAAGACCTTGCGCATCCGCACAGACTTTGTGATCGGCACCGGCCGGACATTCCGGGACGACGGCACAGGACGCAATCTGCCAGACGGAGACTATACCTATATCCCCTGGACCCAGGACGACTATGAGAAGATGCTGGCCGCAGGGTTCAACTACTTCGCCATCTCCTCGCCAGATCTGCGCGCCTGGCTGCTGGAGCAGCCCGCCTTCATTGCTCTGGGGACCGGAATCGTCTATCCGGACGATCTATACCGGTCCAACGTGCTGACAGCGGACATGTTCATTGATGAGCCCATGGTCCGGATGGGCTGGACCGGCGGCATCCCGATAAACCCTACCGGGCCGGAGCAGGTGGCCGAAGCGCTCCGGAAGCGCGTGTCCGCCCACTACGCTCTGCGCGATCGCCTGTTGCCGGTGGGACGCGGACTGGACGGCACACTGGACCTGGTGCGTCCTAAGGCTCCTTCGTGGGAGACCGAGTTCTGGTCGGCCTGGTATCAGTTGCAGGCCGGAGCGCCGGGGATAGTGCACGAAGGCCGCTACGTGAAGCGCGGCTTTGGGTGGGAACCTGAGCGTCTGGTGGGTGAAGGACTGGAAGGTCTCACGAAGACCGATATGTTCAACTTCTATTACGCCTTCCTGCGAGGCGCGGCAAGATCCTTCGGAGGATACTGGGGCACCAGCCTCTACGGACATTCGGATGTGGATCTGCGCGTGCCCGCCTTCATCCGGGCATACCAGATGGGAGCGCGCAACCTCTGGTTCTGGACCTCGGATCACGAGCACCATATGCCGTTCTCGGAGCAGCTGCGCATCGCCCATGCCATCACGGATTACGCCCGCCAGCATCCGCGCACCAGCCCGGAGAAACTGCTCCGGCAAGCGAAGGTGGGCATCGCCCTTCCGCCGGGATACGCCTTCACCTGGGACGGAACCTGGGGTATGGAAAGGGAAAGGCTCAACCCGGCGGGCGTCAGCTACGGCGACATCTCGGCGGCTCTGTTTTGGGAGGGCATCATTCAGTCGAGGCGGGGAGTGGAGTTCGATTTCCTGGTGGATCATCCCGGAATCGAGAAGCTGGGCTACGAACAGTTAGTCATCATCCAAGAGAATGGCTCCGTGCTGCGCATTCCTCCAGCTCGCGAGGTGCGCTCTCCCGGCGATGTCCGGGTGAAGGTGACAAAGTCGCAACCGCTCCTTCAGCAGACAGGCGGGAGACCCGTAGCCGGCGAGATCCGGCGCGCCCCCGCCATTCGAGTTGACGGGAACCTCTCGGAATGGCGAGGGGCCGACTGGAAGAGCCTGGGACCTGCGGACTGGTTCGGCGACAGCAGTCGGCTCATCATTTCGCTCAGCGCGCCGGCTGGCTACACCCCTGCGCCGGGAGACTGCCTGGGCGCCCGCATCCAGAAACTGACGCCGGAGTTGATGGAGCGTTACGCCGTGGAAGCGTTCATCGAGTACGAAGACTACCTGGTGGTCAGGCACGTGGAGGCAGGCTCGCCCGCGGAAGCTGCAGGGCTCCGAGAAGGAGACGTCATCCTCACTTTGGACCGGGAACGGGTTCGCAATCCCCAAGCAATGGAACGCCTGGCGGCGCGGCTGGCCCGGCAGCCCGGCAGCAAGGCGGAGATAGAAGTCATTCGGTCCGGACGGTCGCGCTACGGCGGGGAGAAGGATCTCTCCGGCAGTTTCGCCTTTCAGGTGGATGACAGGAACCTGTACTTCGCAGCGCGGGTCCGCGACGACGTCCACGTTCAGGATCTGGACGGGTGGCACATTTGGCAGCAGGACAGCGTGCAGATCGCCCTGGACCCGGCCCTTGAAGCGACGAAAGGCGGTTACGGCGAGAACGATCACGAGATCGGGTTCGCACTGCGGGGCACCGAGACGCTGGTCTGGCGGTGGAAGGGCCGCCGGGGCCAGCCGGTCCAGCGGCCAGCAGGAGTAAGGGCCTTCGCCGTGCGGCAGGGGGCCGAGACCATTTATGAAGCGGCGATCCCTCTTCGGGAGATCGCTCCTTTCGCACCCGAGGTCTGGCCGCTGTGCGGGGTGAATGTGGTGATCAACGACAGCGATCAGACGGAAACCCGCAAGGGGCGGCTGGAACTGGTTTCCGGAGCAACGACGCGCGGCAAGAATCCGGACCGCTTCGCCGTGTTCCACACGCAGCCCACCGGACACGGGCGCAGGCTCTCCGCAGGCATCACCTGGGACCGGCGATGCGCGCAGGAAGGCGGAAGGCTGCAGGCGACGCTGTCCCTCTGCTCCAGAGAGACGCAGGAAGCCGTCGTGCGGACCGAGATGCGCTCGCTGGATACTCCTTCGGCTCCTTCGAGCGTGCGAGAGACGAGGGTGCCGGTGACTCCTGAGCCGCGTGCTCTAAGTTTGGAGATCTCCAGCGCCTCTCCGGCCGGACGGTACCTGCTGGACATCAGCGTGCGCACAATCTCCGGCCAGTTGGCGGCCCGCGACCGCCTGCCGGTGTTCATCTACCCTCCAGCGCGCCGTTAGGAAATCCGGAACGGTTCAGCCCTCGCCGGGAGGGGCAGGGGCTCCGTCCCGCGGTTCATAACCCAGCAGGCGCCGCGTGGATTCCAGGTCCAGACGAGGCTCGCGGTTGTCACTGATGCCGTGCACGATGGCGAAGCCGACATCGCGCGGAGCCTGCAGGGCGAGGTGAAGGAGCTGACACAGGTCGTCCTTGCTGACGAAAAGTCGGAAGAAGTCCGGAAACGTCTCGCGGGCGAGGCGAGCTGGATCCGAAAAAGCACCGATGCGGACCGCGATGCAGCTCATGCCCTTGCTGGCGTAGACGTGGCAGAGCGCTTCGCCGAAACACTTTGTCGCTGCGTAGGCGTTCAGCGGGCGAGGTGGCATATCGGGTGTGACGGGCAAATCCGTCGGGTAGCCCACCACCGTCTGCACGCTGGATGCGAAAACAAAACGCCCCACACCCCGCCTGAAGGCGGCATCGAACAGATAAGCGGTGACCGCCAGATTGTTGGCCACTAACGACGGCAGGGAAGCGTTCGTGTTCGGATCCGCTGCGAGATGCAGAACCGCCTCTACGTTCTCCGTCAGCCTCCAGAGCAGGTCTGGGTCATTTGCATCGCCGATGACCCAGCGGCCCGCGGAAGCGAACTCGCCCGCTGGATAGACCCGATCGGTCAGGATCAGGTCATAATGGCCCCCGTAACGTTCTATGAAGGCGGACGCGATGCGGCCCGCGGCTCCCGTAATCAGCAGTTTCAAAATGGGGCGGCTCCTCCGGCCCGCGCGTCCGGGCGCGACTCAGTCTTCTTCGATCTCCGGCAGGCGCCGGATGTTGGGATCCGTGAAGATGTCGGCCTCGTCCCGGCTGCGAGTGGAGAACTCTGACACCACGGCCCCTTCCGGCCCCGCCTTGAACCAGTGGCGGGTTCCCGGAGCCAGCGTATACTGATCGCCTGGCCGCAGGATAATCTCGTGCCGCACCCGGCAATACTCGGACGGAGGATCCACTGAGATGGAATCGCTGGGAGGACCGTCCACATACAGGTACACCGTCCCCCAGCGGCAACGGAAGGTCTCTTCCTTGCCGGGATCCCCATCTACCGGCGGGTGGAGATGCTCCGGGCAGGCCTGGTTCGGGAAGAGCACCAGCTCCTTGGCGCAGCAGCGCTCCGTGTTCACGTAGGTGAGGATCTCCAGGCCCTGCTTCTCCAGCTCGCCCAGTCCGAAATCGGCCACCTCGATGCGCTCTTTTTCCTCGTCCGTGAGGACGATTCCGGCCTTATCGAAGTATTCCAGCGCCCGGGCCTGCGCCGCCCGGACCTCGCTTCGTTTCATATCTTGGTCTCTGCCTCCCCTCGGAATTCTGCAACCATTTTACCCGCCACGCCCCACGGACTTCCAGAGGGGACAAGGAGAATGCTGTAAGCCACTGCGGGAAAAGCAAACCGGGTCCGTCCCGGTAAGCCGTCTGTCGCCGGTATGCCGAAAATCAGGTCCCCGAGAACCTGCCTGTGCCGGTTGAGCCATCCGCCGAAGGCGGACGGGTCCAAACCACAACCGCGCCGGCAGGGGCACTGCGGGTCACATGCTCAATGTGCGGGGTGTGAACGAGACGCGCCGCATCCAGTCGGCCACACGCTCGCCTTTTGCCGACGACTCCAGATACGCCTCGGCGATCTCCACAAGCGCTTCTTTCGCTTCATCGAGCGACACGAAATCCGCGACAGGTTGCGCCAGCCTGGGTCGGCGCCCCAGTTTCCCACCCATCAGAATGCGCGCGCCGCTCCGGCCCGCAACAAGACAATCTGGCACCGGGCATGCGCGGACACAGTCTCCGCAGCTGAGGCAGACATCGGGATCCACCTCCGGCCCGTCCCCCAGGGATAAACAGGAATCTGGACACGCATTCACGCACAGGCCGCACTGCGTGCACCCGGAAAGATAAGCAGGCTCCTGCTGACCGTGCACTCCGAAATCCTTGATCTGCGGCTGACTGCAACAGTTGGGGCATCCCGAAACGGACACGCGGAACTTGTGATGGAGCAAAACCGACTCCTCTTCCAGCCGTTCCAGCAGGCGCTCCGAAAACCGGATGCCTTCCAGGGCTGCCTCCAGCTCGTCCGCCCACTGCGTCACCGGAATGAGCAGATGCTGGCATCCCCGGACCTCTCCCGGACAGGACTCCACCAGCACCATAGCGGGGCGGTCGTCGCGAGAGGCGGGCAACGCGTGTTTGAGGTCGGAATCCTTCTTGCCCGCGAACGCCCGCCGGAACTGCCGGTAGCATTCCTCGTAGTCGGCCAGCGTCACGACGTCACGGCCCGCCCTGCGCACGGACTCCTCGATCTTTCCCCTGGCCAGAGGCCGGACGATGAACGGCACATTCTGCAAGGCTTTATGCGCCTCGGCATCCCATTTCATTCCAGAAGATTCCTCCCCGGCGATCCGCCGATCCAACTCGGCTGGGGTGGCTCCCTTCCCGGCGAGCCATCAAAACAGCTTCCGGTGAAATGATGCCGCGGCACAGGCAGGAATGCCTTGACCCGGATCAAGGGACCGGGGATTTGTCTTTTGTCTCAGACTTCCGATTCCCCGTCGGCAAGGCGGCGCAGTTCAGGGGCGTCCAGTATGGAAATCGTCCGGCCCCGGACGCGGATGACACCCTGCGCTTCCATACGAAAAAACAGACGGCTGAGGGTCTCGGGGGTCATCCCCAAATGCGCGGCCACCACGGCCTTGGGCGCGGGCAGAACGGCAGCCGACCCTTCCTGCAATCCCAGTAGATAGCCGGCCAGGCGGGACGCGGCCCCGCGCAGCGCCAGCACCTCCACCTGCCCCACCAACCTGCGCAACCAGAGAGCCATCCCGCCCATCAGCCGAATGGCGACGTCCGGCTCGCCCCGGAGCAGGGCCAGAAAAGGCTGACTGGGGAACAGGACCGCCCGCGACTGCCTGACCGTTTCGGCATACGCCGGGTAAGTATCGCCCAGGAAAAGAGCAGCCTCGGCGAAGGTCTCCCCCGGCCAAACCAGATGCAGCACGTGCTCTTTGCCCTCGCCGGAAAGCTTGTAAACCTTGACGGCACCCTCGACCAGCAGATAGAACCCTCCGCAAGGTTCTCCCTCGCTGAAGATCATCTCGCGCGCGGCGAAATTGCGCCACCGCGCGAACGAGGCGATCTTTTGGAGCATCGCGGAATCCAGCGAGGAGAACATCTCCGACTTTTTGAGGGCTAAGACCAGAGCATTGTCGGGCATCCTACACTCCGAATGAGGCAGGCGGGAACCGCCGGCGCAAGATGTTGTTTTAGTTTATTAGGGACGAAGCCTGGAAAGCAATTCGGGCACAGCACGTCGGGAAGGCGTACCAGTCAATCTTGCGCGGGCAAGGCTCCTCACAGAAGCCTACAACGCGCTCAAAGGCGAGCGAGAAATCCATGGGCGATTGCGCGAGCGTTCAGGAGAGCATTTCAGCTCTGGTTGACAGCGAAGTTTCAGGCGAGGAACTCGACACGGTTCTCAGGCATCTCGAGCAGTGCGGAGACTGCGCGGCAGTGCGGGCCGAGATGGTCCGGCTGAAGGCGGTGGCGCAGGTGGCCCTGGCTTCCACCAGTTGTCCCTCGTCACTGCGGCGACGGGTACTTCAGGAACTGAACTCTGAAGTCCGCGAGCGCCGGGACGCTGCCCGCCCGTGGCGGCCCCTCCGTTTCGTCTGGGCACCGGCGGCGCTGGCGGCAGGTCTTCTGCTGCTGTTTGCCGGACGGCCCGGATATGTTCCCCTCCACGAACTCCCGTCGCTCCAGCAGAGGAACTCGCTCCATCGAGTGGCTCACGAAACGCCGCAGATGGCGGCCATGGCGCTTCGTGAGGAGCTGGATATCGGAGTCCGCCCGGTTGAGCTGGCTCCGCTGGGACTGCGATTCGAGTCCGCCGGGCGCACTAGCCTGGGGGGATGCAAGGGGGCCTACTTCACTTTTGTAACCCCGGATGGGCAGCGCCTGACGGTTTTTGAGATCTGTCCGCAGGGCAAGGCGGTGCCAGCCGGCCGTAGTGCCTCCCGCTACGATCTGCCGGAGGGCTGGCAGATCCTGAGAACGGCGGACGGCCGCGACATCCTGTTCCTGAAACCCCCACGCGGGCTTGTGGTGGCCATCTGTTCGGACCTGCCGCTGCAAAAGGCTGCTGACGCCGGGAAACTGGTGGGCGAACAGTTGGCGCGATACTGACCCCCCCGTCAGCCCTGAACCAGCGAACGCAGTAGGCGGATCTCGTCTGCGTGACGTTCGGGATCGGGCGTCTCCAGGAGTAGCGGCACCTCCCGCAAACGCGGATCGTTCAGCAGTATGCGGAAAGCCTCTTCCCCAAGCAACCCCTCTCCGATGGGCGCGTGGCGATCCACCCGGGAACCGAGATCCTTCTTGGCATCGTTTAGGTGAACGCAGCGCAGCTTATCCATCCCGATGATGCGGTCAAAGGCGGCCAGAGTTTCCGCAAATCCGTCCGGCGTCCGCAGCTCGTAGCCCGCAGCAAAAAGATGACAGGTATCCAGGCAAACGGCCGTGTGTTCCGGAATCGCCGAAGCGTCCAGCATCTCCGCCAGTTCTTCAAAGGACGACCCCAGAGAGTTCCCCTGCCCTGCCGTCCCCTCCAGCAGGATGGTGACCGACGCGGCCCCCGACTGTTCCAGGCATTGCCGGATGGCTTCGCCCACCCTCCGGATGGCGGGAGACACCTCTCCATCGTGCGCTCCGCAGTGGGTCACCAGGTACGGGATACCCATCTTCTGGCACCTCCCCAGCTCATCCGTAAAAGATTCCAGCGATCTCGCCCGCACCACGGCGTCGGAGGATGCCAGATTGGTAAGGTAGATATCGTGAGCCACGCACTGGACATCATACTCCCTGCAGGCATCCCGGAAGCGCGAGGCCTCTTCGTCGGATAGCGGACGCGCCTCCCATCGCTGAGGCGCACGGGTGAAGATCTGGATGGCGTCGCAGCCGATCTCACGACCGGACCGCGCCGCGTTCCACGCTCCGCCGGCCGTGCTGCGATGCGCTCCGAGGATCATTTCTGCGCCCTCCCCTTCCAGAAGAACCAGGAGAAAAGCGGGGCACCGGACCTTGCCCGATGCCCCGAAAAACGGCGGGCAACACCGCCCCGCGCCCGGCCGTCACCGGGATGCCAGATGCCTGTCCAGCATCAGCAGACCCTGCGAGCTGGAGCCCACCATCTTGACCTGCTCCAGAATGTCGCTGGCCGTCTTCTCCTCCTCGACCTGCTCATTGATGAACCACTGCAGGAAGGCCTGCGTGGCGTAGTCGTTCTCCGCAACCGCTTTGGCGTACAGGTCATTGATAGCGGCCGTCACCATCCTCTCGTGCTCCAGCACCTTTTCGAAGATGTCCTGGGCACCCTGGAAGTCCACGGGCGGCTGCGCGACGGGCTTCAACAGGATGCGGCCGCCACGGTCGTTGATGTAGTTGTAGAACTTCAGAGCGTGCCCGTACTCTTCCGCGCTCTGCGCGCGCAGCCAGTGACCGAAACCGCCCAGGTTGACGGACTCGCAATAGGCGGACATCGAGAGGTAGTAATAAGAGGAGTAGAACTCCTTGTTCATATGCTCGTTGAGAGCATCCAGAAGAGACTGACTCAGCACTTCTTCAGCTTCCTTTCCTTCGCCGGGATGCTCCGGCTGACAGTATTGAGCCTGACGGATCCGGGTGGGCGAGGACCACGCCTCGCGGACTCAGACCAAAGCAGATTCGGCACGACCGGCCGGCAGGTCTGTCCCGGAGCCGGGAAGAATGATATCACAGCGCCGGGTGACCCGGTCCTTCGGCCGTGACTTTCTTACCCTGCCGGCCGTCCATGCAAAACTGCTCGTTAGCGAATAATAACTATTCCTGTACAAGGGTTCCCCTCTGGACCCTGCTTCTTGTCCTGCTGGTTCTTTCCTGTCTGCCGCGCGCCCGGGCGTCTGTGGTCCCCCAACAATACTCCATGCCGAAACAA
The sequence above is drawn from the Armatimonadota bacterium genome and encodes:
- a CDS encoding aspartate aminotransferase family protein, with the translated sequence MATVMETKYWADVDLSEYPRIVTPPPGPKSRELHERATRYIRGLSGQVRLFPVVFEKGYGVTLQDVDGNRYIDFSSGIYVTTLGHCHPKISEAVAKAAHTLMNAHDFTTPLKVKLLEKLAEVLPGDLRGVQLYDSGTTAVEAGLRTCRAATGRQEFLSCFRDFHGKTGHAVSLASTNKLYGPTRAPGFYLLPRPDTYRPLWTREDGSLDTEKYLEYYDSFITNGTAGDVAAFVLEPIQGWGGSIMPPDDFFPKLRKFCDERGILLFTDEVLTGMGRTGKFLCTEHWDVVPDVVTLGKGFGNGFPVTAMVVREPYADAVDRISASTSYGGNPMACAAALACIEVIQEENLLERAVQLENLFRRKMADWTTKYNIVGDTRVKGCLMGVELVKDKATKEPFDEAGKLVYQTAFSKGLAWIPAGHILRMSPPIVMPFDVAEKAMDIIEESIAEVQKRLGYD
- a CDS encoding NAD-dependent dehydratase; this translates as MKLLITGAAGRIASAFIERYGGHYDLILTDRVYPAGEFASAGRWVIGDANDPDLLWRLTENVEAVLHLAADPNTNASLPSLVANNLAVTAYLFDAAFRRGVGRFVFASSVQTVVGYPTDLPVTPDMPPRPLNAYAATKCFGEALCHVYASKGMSCIAVRIGAFSDPARLARETFPDFFRLFVSKDDLCQLLHLALQAPRDVGFAIVHGISDNREPRLDLESTRRLLGYEPRDGAPAPPGEG
- a CDS encoding D-lyxose isomerase — encoded protein: MKRSEVRAAQARALEYFDKAGIVLTDEEKERIEVADFGLGELEKQGLEILTYVNTERCCAKELVLFPNQACPEHLHPPVDGDPGKEETFRCRWGTVYLYVDGPPSDSISVDPPSEYCRVRHEIILRPGDQYTLAPGTRHWFKAGPEGAVVSEFSTRSRDEADIFTDPNIRRLPEIEED
- the fnr-1 gene encoding CarD family transcriptional regulator encodes the protein MPDNALVLALKKSEMFSSLDSAMLQKIASFARWRNFAAREMIFSEGEPCGGFYLLVEGAVKVYKLSGEGKEHVLHLVWPGETFAEAALFLGDTYPAYAETVRQSRAVLFPSQPFLALLRGEPDVAIRLMGGMALWLRRLVGQVEVLALRGAASRLAGYLLGLQEGSAAVLPAPKAVVAAHLGMTPETLSRLFFRMEAQGVIRVRGRTISILDAPELRRLADGESEV
- the nfo gene encoding putative endonuclease 4; this encodes MILGAHRSTAGGAWNAARSGREIGCDAIQIFTRAPQRWEARPLSDEEASRFRDACREYDVQCVAHDIYLTNLASSDAVVRARSLESFTDELGRCQKMGIPYLVTHCGAHDGEVSPAIRRVGEAIRQCLEQSGAASVTILLEGTAGQGNSLGSSFEELAEMLDASAIPEHTAVCLDTCHLFAAGYELRTPDGFAETLAAFDRIIGMDKLRCVHLNDAKKDLGSRVDRHAPIGEGLLGEEAFRILLNDPRLREVPLLLETPDPERHADEIRLLRSLVQG
- a CDS encoding ferritin codes for the protein MLSQSLLDALNEHMNKEFYSSYYYLSMSAYCESVNLGGFGHWLRAQSAEEYGHALKFYNYINDRGGRILLKPVAQPPVDFQGAQDIFEKVLEHERMVTAAINDLYAKAVAENDYATQAFLQWFINEQVEEEKTASDILEQVKMVGSSSQGLLMLDRHLASR